The Cuculus canorus isolate bCucCan1 chromosome 10, bCucCan1.pri, whole genome shotgun sequence region ACTGAGCACCGCAAGTCCCTGCAGGAGGCCATCCCCCGTGCCCTTCTCTGGCTCATCCCTTACTGCAAGGGTCATCACAGGCAGGAGAGGACCCCATGCCATGTCCCTGCCCCAGCCACTGGGCTGGGGGTGGCTTGGAATAGCTGCTGCGGGAGAGCGGATGGCAGGGAAGGTGGGAGGCCGAGGCGGCTGTCACAGGTCGAGCCGGAAGGCCCCGAAGTAGCTGGCTGCTGCATCATTATAGTCGATGGCCAAGGAGGAGACGGAGACAAAGAGCTCATCGCCAGCCTTCAGCTCAAACAGCCCGCCCTGGTAGAGTGCGTGGAGCCCGTAGTCCGCCTCAGGCGCCCAACACTTGGTGCCAACCCCTTTGAGCAGGAGGATGGGCTGGCTGTAGGAGGTCTTCCAGTTGATGCACTGCACGAGCTGTGGGACGGAGACTCTGGTGTTGGCCCCGGCACTGGGGTAGCGGAAGTAGATCTGGGAGTAGACGTAGTACTTGCCTGCCTGGTTGACTCGCAACCGGCCATCGCGGTAGGTGATGTTCTGCAGATGCGAGTGGATGGTGCTGTCTTCCCAGTATGAGATGGCGTGGCGGCAGGACTGGGAGAGGTTCCCAAAGGGCTTGGAGTTTcctggggagaagaaagagtCATCGAAAGGAGCCTCCATCAGGGTCAGGAGGGGTGGCTTTACCCCTCTCTCATAGCCTGGAGGGGTGAAGGTGGTCTTGGACTGGACAGGAGAAACCGCTCCATCTGCCACCATcctcccatcctgctcccctgCCCTTTGTGTGGGATCTTTCCCCTGTTCCCATCTCAGAAATCCAACTTACCGTCCTCGGCCAGGCCCTGTGCACGGAGGGTGAGATGCGCCGAGGGCTTGCCCATTGTTCTGCGGAGAACCTGCCCCTCCGAGATGTTGAAGGAGCTCCGCCGGGCCTCTGTGGGAAAAGGGACACATGgctgcagaagacagagagTGTGGGGATGCCCAGCCCGTGCTGGCAGAGCAGGTCCTCACTGAGCAAGCAGGAAATGCCCCACAGACCTGCTGAAGAGGGGGGTTATTTGGGGATGGAAATGTTGAGTCAATCATTCTCTAAGGTTTTGGTGCTGTCCCCTGTGGCCCTGGTTGACTGGACTCCACATAGACATCACAGCTGGCCctgccaccccatccctggggacagaTGCCCATAATGTGCGCTGTGGGACAGTCCTTGCCCTCCTCTCCCGCCCTGGCTCGCAGCACCGTGCCTGGTGGAGTTTGCCCCGGGAGCGACCAAGCCTGCTGGCAGCCGCAGCCACACGCCAAGCCATGTGCACGTGGACCGTGGCTCCATCTGTCTGGCTGCAACCGCACCCCAGAAGAGGTCATGGATGCCCTGCAGTGCCAGCACCCCAGGAGGAACTCACCCTTCACCGCACTCCTGTGAATAACGTTCTCTGTCACCTGAaccaggagaggaaagaaacagtcCTGCGGTTAGAGGTGAAACGGGCATTCCCTGTGTCCCAGCTCCTCTCAGCTCCTCCAAGCCTTCAAAACTTTGGTTTTTGTGCTATGGCTCTgggctccaccagctccttgcCGCAAAGGGCCCGACATGCAGCCCCACTCCTCCACTCCCGTCTTAAACCATCCTTGGAATTGCCCTCTGCCATCCCTCTGGTGAGGTggagggggaaactgaggcaggcaGGAGCTCTCCCAACAGCTGTGCCATCCTCCCTGGTCCCCAAAGCCAGCAGGTCTGGGCTCACCGTGGCCACGTAGGCTTTGATGGTGTTGGCCAGCTTGAGGCAGGACTGGTTGCTGAtcagctcctccaggctggaGCCATCCTGCTGCTGACTGATCACCTGCAGACACCGCAGCTCCTCTGTGCTCCCCGGCACCTGGGCTTTGAGCTGGAACAGAAACACCCAGAcgtggagctgctggagccagtgcagaggaggccacggagatgatccaagggctggagcacctcctgtacgaggacaggctgagagagttggggttgttcagcctggagaagagaaggctgtggggagagcttagagcagcttccagtgctgaaaggggctccaggaaagctggggaggggctctggatcagggagggcagtgacaggacaagaggagatgggtttaagctgaaagaggggagattgagatgacatctgaggaagaaatattttgctgtgagggtggggaggccctggcccaggtttcccagagcagtggtggctgccccatccctggaggtgttcaaggccaggttggatggggcttggagcctctgatccagtgggaggtgtccctgcccatggcaggggagtggaactaaATGGGCTctgatgtcccttccaacctaaaccattccatgattccatatTTCTAACTCTGCATCAAATCAGGCATGCACAGCGCGGTTGGAGGATGTGGTGAGGTTGCTGGCAGGGGGTGTGGATGGGGCAGCTGCCTCTGGCCCAGCTCCTCCAACATTTGGGAGCTCAGGGCCACACTGTGGGATGGAGAATAACCCTGAGCTGCCCTGATcccagagctggggctgggccAAGGCAACACTGCTTGGATGCAAACACCGTCTGCATGTCCTGTGCTAGGATGGAGTTGGGAGGCTGAGTGGTTCCCAGGCTCTGtcaaaaatctgtttttgtGAATAGGATTGGTTAAATCTCATCTTGTCCGCCCATGATCCCTGGCAGAAGTGAGTCTTGCTCATCTCTAGCTCTTTATGAAACACAACAGTCCCTTTCCTGGAGTTCCAGCAgcaagcaggaggaggaggcaagACTCAAGGACCCTTGCAAGCTGCAGAGCACTAGGTCAAGGGAAGATTTCCcattctccatctccttcatctcTGCCCTGGCGGGATGAGGCTTCACAAGCAGTGAAGCCCTGGCTTCGAAGGTGGTGTTCACAGCG contains the following coding sequences:
- the LOC104066246 gene encoding tumor necrosis factor ligand superfamily member 10, with the protein product MAARDCAGAAGAGGRRGLLWGCLGVGAVLALQLVSATGLFVYFSMAIAKLKAQVPGSTEELRCLQVISQQQDGSSLEELISNQSCLKLANTIKAYVATVTENVIHRSAVKEARRSSFNISEGQVLRRTMGKPSAHLTLRAQGLAEDGNSKPFGNLSQSCRHAISYWEDSTIHSHLQNITYRDGRLRVNQAGKYYVYSQIYFRYPSAGANTRVSVPQLVQCINWKTSYSQPILLLKGVGTKCWAPEADYGLHALYQGGLFELKAGDELFVSVSSLAIDYNDAAASYFGAFRLDL